One region of Parerythrobacter jejuensis genomic DNA includes:
- a CDS encoding aromatic amino acid transaminase, whose product MLDRLEQQAPDALLALIKLYAADDRSDKIDLGVGVYRTDDGATPVFAAIKQAEQKLVDEQESKGYLGPEGDIGFVHALMPYIFGKDATMGGRIEGMQTPGGTGAVRLATSLAKQAGVTRVHLGIPSWPNHAQILGDVGLETVTFEHARPDGSANVDAVLGVIRTGQAGDAVLLHGCCHNPTGVDYTREDWAAIAGALADSAVLPIIDTAYQGLGHGLEEDVAGMRSLLAAVPEALIAYSCDKNFGLYRDRVGAFYVKAQSGDQLDAILSNANALARANWSMPPDHGGAAVRKVLRDEAMTKTWLDELAGMRDRLRWVRERLAQADNEVPGLDLAPLGRQNGMFAMLALSKDQIGTLRDDHAIYMAGSGRINVAGLTKHNIEKFIAALADVTS is encoded by the coding sequence ATGCTCGACCGTCTTGAACAACAAGCCCCCGATGCGCTGCTGGCGTTGATCAAACTCTATGCCGCCGATGACCGGTCCGACAAGATCGACCTGGGCGTTGGCGTTTATCGCACGGATGATGGCGCAACGCCGGTCTTCGCTGCGATCAAGCAAGCCGAGCAGAAGCTCGTCGACGAGCAGGAATCGAAAGGATATCTTGGCCCGGAAGGCGACATCGGCTTCGTCCATGCGCTGATGCCCTACATTTTTGGCAAGGACGCCACGATGGGCGGCCGGATCGAGGGCATGCAGACCCCGGGCGGAACCGGTGCAGTGCGCCTTGCCACATCGCTGGCCAAGCAAGCGGGCGTTACGCGGGTCCATCTGGGCATCCCCAGCTGGCCCAACCATGCCCAGATCCTGGGCGATGTCGGTCTTGAGACCGTGACATTCGAACACGCACGGCCCGATGGTAGCGCCAATGTCGATGCGGTGCTGGGAGTGATCCGCACCGGACAGGCTGGCGATGCTGTGCTGCTGCATGGCTGCTGCCACAACCCGACCGGAGTGGATTATACGCGCGAGGATTGGGCCGCTATTGCCGGGGCCTTGGCGGATAGCGCCGTCCTGCCGATTATCGACACCGCCTATCAGGGGCTGGGACACGGCCTGGAGGAAGATGTTGCCGGGATGCGCAGCTTGCTGGCGGCGGTGCCCGAGGCGCTGATTGCCTATAGCTGTGACAAGAATTTCGGCCTCTACCGCGACCGTGTCGGTGCGTTTTACGTGAAAGCCCAGTCGGGCGACCAGCTTGATGCGATCCTGTCCAATGCCAATGCCCTGGCCCGTGCCAACTGGTCGATGCCGCCTGATCACGGCGGCGCCGCGGTACGCAAGGTGTTGCGCGACGAGGCCATGACCAAGACATGGCTGGACGAGCTTGCCGGCATGCGGGACCGCTTGCGCTGGGTCCGCGAGCGACTGGCCCAGGCTGACAATGAAGTGCCGGGGCTCGATCTTGCCCCGCTCGGCCGGCAAAATGGCATGTTCGCCATGCTGGCCTTGTCCAAAGACCAGATTGGCACTCTGCGAGACGACCATGCGATTTACATGGCGGGTTCCGGCCGGATCAATGTCGCGGGATTGACCAAGCACAATATCGAGAAGTTCATCGCAGCGTTGGCAGATGTCACCAGCTGA
- a CDS encoding SCO family protein, producing the protein MPAHKTLFAALLALSLAACGAATPEPVGEPPLAGATIGGEFELTGETGDTVRWSDFNGQYRIVYFGYAYCPDICPTDVQRAMAGLKQFEQVEPQLGAQIQPLFITIDPERDTQEVVEEFTANFHPRLIGLTGTAEQIEAAADTFKVFYSRGEDQPGGGYLMDHSNITYLFGPDGEPIATLPTDLGPDAIATEIAKWVR; encoded by the coding sequence ATGCCTGCCCATAAGACCTTGTTTGCCGCACTTCTTGCCCTGTCGCTAGCCGCATGCGGTGCTGCGACGCCCGAACCGGTGGGCGAACCGCCGCTCGCTGGTGCAACCATCGGGGGCGAATTCGAACTGACCGGCGAAACCGGCGACACGGTCCGCTGGAGCGATTTTAATGGCCAATACCGGATTGTCTATTTCGGCTATGCCTACTGTCCCGATATCTGCCCCACCGATGTCCAGCGGGCGATGGCCGGACTGAAGCAATTCGAACAGGTCGAGCCGCAGTTGGGCGCTCAGATCCAACCCTTATTCATCACCATCGATCCGGAACGGGATACGCAGGAAGTGGTGGAGGAATTCACCGCCAATTTTCACCCGCGCCTGATTGGCCTGACGGGTACCGCAGAACAGATCGAAGCCGCAGCGGACACGTTCAAAGTGTTCTATTCGCGCGGAGAGGACCAGCCAGGCGGCGGATATCTGATGGACCATTCCAATATCACCTATCTGTTTGGACCGGATGGTGAACCGATCGCAACCCTGCCCACCGATCTGGGCCCGGACGCGATTGCCACCGAAATTGCCAAATGGGTGCGCTGA
- a CDS encoding riboflavin synthase yields MFTGIVTAIGTIDNIEHKGDMHIRIACPYDPETMAIGASIACSGVCLTVVERGGEEGDAWFAVDVSNETVSCTAQDQWTTGRKLNLEQALKLGDELGGHLVTGHVDAVGRVAVAREEGGSIRIEILAPQSIAPYVAEKGSITIDGVSLTVNSVVDEDNGDVRFGLNIIPHTGEVTTLGALEQGDAVNLEIDVLARYLKRMESLRK; encoded by the coding sequence ATGTTCACCGGGATTGTCACCGCCATCGGCACCATCGACAACATCGAGCATAAGGGCGACATGCACATCCGGATCGCGTGCCCGTATGATCCTGAAACCATGGCCATTGGCGCATCGATCGCTTGCTCAGGTGTGTGCCTGACTGTTGTGGAGCGCGGCGGCGAAGAAGGCGATGCCTGGTTCGCAGTCGATGTCTCGAACGAAACGGTCAGCTGCACTGCGCAAGACCAGTGGACCACCGGGCGCAAGCTCAATCTTGAGCAGGCCCTGAAGCTGGGTGACGAATTGGGCGGACACCTTGTGACCGGCCATGTCGATGCTGTCGGACGCGTGGCCGTCGCGCGCGAAGAGGGCGGATCGATCCGGATCGAGATCCTCGCGCCGCAAAGCATCGCGCCCTACGTCGCAGAGAAAGGTTCGATCACCATCGACGGCGTGTCGCTGACGGTGAATTCAGTGGTCGATGAAGACAATGGCGACGTTCGGTTCGGATTGAACATCATCCCGCATACAGGCGAAGTCACCACGCTGGGCGCGCTGGAACAGGGCGACGCCGTCAATCTCGAGATAGACGTTCTGGCCCGTTACCTGAAGCGGATGGAGAGTCTGCGCAAATAG
- the ribD gene encoding bifunctional diaminohydroxyphosphoribosylaminopyrimidine deaminase/5-amino-6-(5-phosphoribosylamino)uracil reductase RibD has protein sequence MESEPTDLDWLDAAAALAGRGRPRSSPNPAVGCILVKDGVVVGRGWTQPGGRPHAEAQALGMAGPDARGAVAYVTLEPCAHRSDRGPSCADLLVEAAPARVVVAQTDPDPRTDGEGIERLKRAGITVDYCDSIAARRSLDGFLTLQRFNRPHVTLKLAMSLDGCIALPDGESQWITGEEARAHVHSRRAMADAILVGGGTWRKDLPRLTVRLPGLEERSPQRVVLTRGVPIDGVKIINTPAQICTLERTQYLYVEGGAQTGASFLAEDLVDRLEIYRAPIVIGKGMPSLGDIGLTDLAGAHGRWRLVERRQLGSDCYEAYERIRD, from the coding sequence ATGGAGAGCGAGCCGACCGATCTCGACTGGCTTGACGCGGCCGCTGCGCTGGCCGGACGCGGACGCCCGCGCAGCAGCCCAAACCCCGCAGTGGGGTGCATACTCGTGAAAGATGGCGTCGTTGTCGGCCGCGGCTGGACCCAGCCTGGCGGACGCCCGCACGCCGAGGCCCAGGCATTGGGAATGGCAGGCCCTGACGCACGCGGCGCAGTGGCCTATGTCACGCTGGAGCCCTGCGCCCACCGATCAGACCGCGGCCCATCCTGCGCTGATCTGCTGGTCGAGGCAGCACCAGCCCGTGTTGTCGTGGCCCAGACCGACCCCGATCCGCGCACCGACGGGGAAGGCATCGAGCGCCTGAAGCGCGCTGGAATCACAGTCGATTATTGCGACAGCATTGCTGCCCGGCGGAGCCTCGACGGCTTCCTCACACTCCAGCGGTTCAACCGGCCCCATGTGACGCTCAAACTGGCCATGTCGCTCGACGGGTGCATCGCCCTGCCTGATGGCGAGAGCCAATGGATTACCGGTGAAGAAGCGCGCGCTCATGTCCATTCCCGGCGGGCCATGGCCGATGCGATCCTGGTAGGGGGCGGCACCTGGCGCAAAGATCTGCCCCGCCTGACGGTGCGCCTGCCCGGCCTCGAAGAACGCAGCCCGCAGCGGGTCGTCCTGACCCGGGGTGTGCCGATTGACGGGGTCAAGATCATCAACACGCCCGCCCAGATATGCACCCTCGAACGCACGCAGTACCTCTATGTCGAGGGCGGCGCACAGACCGGAGCATCCTTCCTCGCCGAAGATCTGGTTGACCGGCTGGAAATCTATCGCGCCCCGATTGTGATCGGTAAGGGGATGCCCTCGCTGGGCGATATCGGACTGACCGATCTGGCTGGCGCGCATGGCCGCTGGCGCCTTGTCGAGCGGCGTCAGCTTGGCAGCGATTGTTACGAAGCCTATGAGCGCATCCGCGACTGA
- a CDS encoding Flp family type IVb pilin encodes MFKKILQDETGSPATEFALVASIISIAALGAFMALGNASTAQMDGVEQAYADVN; translated from the coding sequence ATGTTCAAGAAAATCCTTCAGGACGAGACCGGAAGTCCGGCCACGGAATTCGCGCTGGTCGCATCGATTATTTCGATCGCCGCGCTAGGGGCCTTTATGGCCCTGGGCAACGCATCAACCGCGCAGATGGATGGTGTCGAGCAAGCCTACGCCGACGTAAACTAG
- a CDS encoding SDR family NAD(P)-dependent oxidoreductase codes for MGILEKFRLDGEVAVVTGAGKGIGRAIALGLAEAGADVVLAARTQSDLDAVAQEVRALGQRALPIATDATNLEALESLASKTIDAFGKLTIWVNNAGGIPDGTPRYLTRTTEENFDAQISLNLKAVWMGSTVAARHMKEGGGAIVNISSRSAYGPQVKNGPYGASKAAVNSLTRTLALEVAPNIRVNAVAPGPVPTENFDDCMGTNTPEKREKLLEMMDMPLQRYGTGEDIAAAVVYMASPAASWVTGQCLFVTGGK; via the coding sequence ATGGGTATTCTCGAGAAATTCCGGCTTGATGGCGAAGTGGCTGTCGTGACCGGCGCCGGCAAAGGTATTGGCCGCGCCATTGCGTTGGGATTGGCAGAGGCGGGGGCCGATGTCGTGCTGGCCGCACGGACGCAAAGCGATCTCGATGCCGTGGCGCAAGAGGTTCGCGCACTAGGCCAGCGTGCTTTGCCAATTGCCACCGACGCAACCAACCTTGAAGCGCTAGAATCGCTGGCGAGCAAGACGATTGATGCGTTTGGGAAATTGACAATTTGGGTCAACAATGCGGGCGGCATTCCCGACGGCACGCCACGCTATCTGACCCGGACAACAGAAGAGAATTTCGATGCCCAGATCTCGCTCAACCTGAAAGCGGTGTGGATGGGCTCGACAGTCGCGGCCCGGCACATGAAGGAGGGCGGCGGAGCGATCGTGAATATCTCGTCACGCTCGGCTTACGGTCCGCAGGTCAAGAATGGTCCCTATGGTGCATCGAAGGCAGCGGTGAACAGCCTGACCAGGACGCTTGCATTGGAAGTTGCGCCCAATATCCGGGTCAATGCCGTGGCGCCCGGTCCGGTCCCGACCGAGAATTTTGACGATTGCATGGGCACGAACACGCCCGAGAAGCGCGAGAAACTGCTGGAGATGATGGACATGCCCTTGCAACGCTACGGCACCGGAGAGGATATCGCCGCAGCCGTGGTCTACATGGCCTCGCCCGCAGCAAGCTGGGTTACCGGCCAATGCCTGTTCGTCACCGGAGGGAAGTAA
- a CDS encoding DUF4402 domain-containing protein, which produces MFRYLALMLGACLIAMLPTEPVSAQGQCRFCDTNPPPQGEGGGRPGNGPGGNGNGNGNAGGNGNGNNGNGNNGNGNGNGNGGVGNGNGNGNAPDLFIESDIDFGRLIMIGAGEGSVLLDPTTGMKIVAGQLEDFGGFTVQGRATIVGRRFRQVQINFPNRVIMRDPRGGMAELRDFETNLSALPTLDADGVLEFTFTGTLVTDSQIGRGGDLRGTIPITVDYN; this is translated from the coding sequence ATGTTTCGCTATCTTGCCCTCATGCTTGGTGCCTGCCTGATTGCCATGCTGCCGACCGAACCGGTTTCGGCGCAGGGGCAATGCAGGTTCTGTGACACCAACCCTCCGCCCCAGGGCGAAGGCGGCGGCCGGCCAGGGAACGGCCCTGGAGGAAATGGCAACGGAAACGGAAACGCCGGCGGCAACGGGAACGGCAATAACGGCAACGGGAATAATGGTAACGGCAATGGCAACGGCAATGGCGGGGTCGGAAACGGCAACGGTAACGGCAATGCGCCAGACCTGTTTATCGAAAGCGACATCGATTTTGGCCGCCTGATCATGATCGGTGCTGGCGAAGGCAGTGTCCTGCTAGACCCGACCACCGGCATGAAAATCGTTGCAGGGCAACTCGAGGATTTTGGCGGCTTCACGGTCCAGGGCCGCGCCACAATTGTCGGCCGGAGGTTTCGCCAGGTCCAGATCAACTTCCCCAATCGTGTCATCATGCGCGATCCGCGCGGCGGCATGGCGGAACTGCGCGACTTCGAAACCAATCTGTCCGCCCTGCCCACACTTGATGCCGACGGCGTTCTCGAATTCACCTTCACCGGCACGTTGGTGACCGATAGCCAGATCGGGCGCGGCGGAGACCTTCGCGGTACGATCCCGATAACGGTCGACTACAACTAA
- a CDS encoding YcgN family cysteine cluster protein, with product MGALREKFWERPLRDLSPAEWEALCDGCGRCCLHKIEDADTGDIEDTNVACKLLDTETARCTNYANRKAFVPDCLRLTLKIVEEVQWLPESCAYRRRAEGRPLPEWHYLLSGDREAVHHAGAGVAGRVINEVDAGPLEHHIVDWGDAQ from the coding sequence ATGGGTGCGCTGAGGGAGAAATTCTGGGAGCGCCCGCTGCGCGACCTCTCCCCTGCGGAATGGGAAGCTTTGTGCGATGGCTGTGGCCGGTGCTGCCTGCACAAGATCGAGGATGCCGATACCGGCGATATCGAAGACACCAATGTCGCGTGCAAGCTGCTCGACACCGAAACTGCGCGCTGCACCAATTACGCCAATCGCAAGGCCTTCGTGCCCGATTGCCTGCGTCTGACCCTGAAGATTGTCGAAGAGGTCCAGTGGCTGCCCGAAAGTTGTGCCTATCGCCGCCGGGCCGAAGGACGCCCGTTGCCCGAATGGCATTACTTGCTGTCGGGTGACCGCGAGGCTGTCCACCATGCGGGCGCCGGCGTGGCCGGGCGGGTGATCAACGAAGTCGATGCCGGCCCGCTGGAACATCACATTGTCGATTGGGGCGACGCGCAATGA
- a CDS encoding ankyrin repeat domain-containing protein — MLLPLFRKSLVISGLALAAITAPVSAQNMFSEGYSFLEAVKDRDAEKVTTAVDTPGSTLINTRDIASGRTALHIVAERRDATWIRFLTQKGANPNVVDKKGISPLMISSNLGHLDGVEAFLDAGARVDDTNSLGETPLISATHRRDFEMIRLLLANGANPDRSDNSGRTARDYAEIIGSRRLMDEFTAADEARKGKETKSYGPSF, encoded by the coding sequence GTGTTGCTGCCTCTTTTTCGCAAATCTCTCGTAATTTCGGGCCTGGCTCTTGCGGCTATCACGGCCCCGGTTTCGGCCCAGAACATGTTCTCGGAAGGCTATTCCTTCCTTGAAGCGGTCAAGGATCGCGATGCCGAGAAGGTCACCACGGCGGTCGACACCCCCGGCAGTACGTTGATCAACACGCGTGATATCGCTTCCGGACGAACCGCTTTGCACATCGTGGCAGAGCGGCGTGACGCGACCTGGATTCGCTTCCTGACGCAAAAGGGCGCCAACCCCAATGTGGTCGACAAAAAGGGCATCAGCCCGCTGATGATCTCCTCCAATCTTGGCCATCTCGACGGGGTGGAGGCGTTTCTTGATGCCGGAGCGCGGGTCGATGACACCAATAGCCTGGGCGAGACACCGCTGATCAGCGCGACCCATCGCCGTGATTTCGAGATGATCCGGCTATTGCTGGCCAATGGCGCCAATCCTGACCGGAGCGACAATTCCGGCCGCACGGCGCGCGACTATGCCGAGATTATCGGCAGCCGCCGCCTGATGGACGAATTCACCGCTGCGGATGAAGCTCGCAAAGGCAAGGAAACCAAAAGCTACGGCCCGAGTTTCTGA
- a CDS encoding M48 family metallopeptidase: MIDWLRNDPRDQVVAIGAQRLPVEIRRHPTAKRMVLRLADDGASVRVTIPRWGRTADALTFAQSRADWLGEQIAKRPDRRDPEPGGHLPLHGTPVRIDWDRAHPRAPELSGETIALGGPRETLAPRLRSWLQSEARDILAGDLAHYSVRAGLEVPKLALSSARRRWGSCSTSGAVRINWRLIMAPENVRRSVVAHETAHRLHFDHSPAFYAALEQIFDGDLPAADRWLKTEGKTLFVPFG, from the coding sequence ATGATCGACTGGCTGCGCAACGATCCGCGCGACCAGGTCGTCGCAATCGGCGCGCAAAGATTGCCGGTCGAGATCCGTCGCCATCCCACCGCCAAACGGATGGTGTTGCGACTGGCCGATGACGGAGCAAGTGTGCGGGTGACCATTCCGCGCTGGGGCCGGACGGCCGATGCCCTCACCTTTGCCCAGAGCCGCGCCGACTGGCTGGGCGAACAGATCGCCAAAAGACCCGACCGGCGTGATCCAGAACCGGGTGGACATTTGCCGCTCCACGGAACCCCTGTGCGCATCGATTGGGATCGCGCCCATCCCCGCGCGCCCGAACTTTCCGGCGAAACCATTGCGCTGGGCGGACCGCGCGAAACGCTGGCCCCACGCCTGCGAAGCTGGCTCCAATCCGAAGCACGGGATATTCTGGCCGGCGATCTGGCGCATTATTCGGTTCGCGCAGGGCTGGAAGTACCAAAGCTGGCGCTCAGCAGCGCGCGCAGGCGTTGGGGCAGTTGTTCAACTTCGGGTGCAGTGCGGATCAACTGGCGGCTGATCATGGCGCCTGAAAATGTCCGCCGGTCAGTTGTTGCGCACGAGACTGCACACCGGCTCCATTTCGATCATTCCCCCGCCTTTTACGCGGCTCTGGAGCAGATCTTCGACGGCGATCTGCCCGCCGCTGACCGGTGGCTCAAGACCGAGGGAAAGACGCTGTTCGTGCCGTTCGGCTGA
- a CDS encoding FeoA family protein: protein MTLDLLESGCHATISTINWEGIAVEDGKRLRALGFDEGAQVSIAHRGVFGGRDPLAITLGRMTVAIRRVHAAAVSVTID, encoded by the coding sequence ATGACCCTCGACCTCCTCGAATCCGGCTGCCATGCCACCATCTCCACTATCAATTGGGAGGGGATCGCCGTCGAAGACGGCAAGCGCTTGCGCGCTTTGGGATTTGACGAGGGGGCCCAAGTATCGATCGCCCATCGTGGTGTGTTTGGCGGGCGCGATCCGCTCGCGATAACGCTGGGCCGGATGACGGTTGCCATCCGCCGCGTCCATGCCGCCGCCGTTTCCGTAACGATTGATTGA
- a CDS encoding GNAT family N-acetyltransferase codes for MSPAELDRQPTLEGPTLILRPLQREDWSGLFAVASDRLLWEQHPAHDRWQEPVFRTFFDDALEQSGALAVIDKATGAIIGSSRYQGLELGNGGSVEIGWTFLARSFWGGDANREMKRLMIAHALASVAECRFAVGEDNWRSRKAMEKIGGVLGSRVEVRQMADGPSRHVHYTIGQAEFDAGPLGCSG; via the coding sequence ATGTCACCAGCTGAACTCGACCGCCAACCTACATTGGAAGGGCCGACGCTTATCCTACGCCCTTTGCAGCGTGAAGATTGGTCGGGCCTGTTTGCAGTCGCCTCGGATCGCTTGCTGTGGGAGCAGCATCCAGCCCATGACCGCTGGCAAGAGCCCGTCTTCCGCACCTTCTTTGACGACGCCCTGGAACAGAGCGGCGCACTGGCGGTGATCGACAAGGCAACCGGAGCGATCATCGGCTCATCGCGCTATCAAGGGCTCGAGCTCGGCAATGGCGGCTCGGTCGAGATCGGGTGGACCTTTCTGGCCCGGTCCTTTTGGGGCGGCGACGCCAATCGCGAGATGAAACGGCTGATGATTGCGCATGCGCTGGCAAGCGTTGCGGAATGCCGCTTTGCTGTTGGCGAAGACAATTGGCGTTCGCGCAAGGCGATGGAGAAGATCGGCGGAGTGCTGGGCAGCCGGGTCGAAGTGCGCCAGATGGCAGACGGGCCATCCCGCCACGTGCATTATACGATTGGCCAGGCTGAATTCGACGCCGGGCCGCTTGGCTGTTCGGGCTGA
- a CDS encoding DUF1134 domain-containing protein, translating into MISLPTSIRNALAGIAASAALLAAPLHAQGVETIDPDTAIDGDLAEQPGDQPVYGDPADTTPTEPSLDITATPPSDDAPVAPSWSNPTAVDAWSPDTVGAPGAPQAEVADAASSTTYKQDDLIGAAQGVFGQGAEGLAKMIQDVLSKQGEPNAYIVGREAGGAFIVGARYGSGTLYHKVEGERPVYWTGPSIGFDAGANAGNTFVLVYNLYDSEELYERYPAGEGQAYAIGGLTASYMRKGDVVLIPIRVGAGLRLGINAGYMKFSKKQRWLPF; encoded by the coding sequence ATGATCAGCCTGCCAACCAGCATTCGCAATGCACTTGCCGGGATCGCCGCCAGCGCAGCCTTGCTGGCTGCCCCGCTTCACGCGCAAGGCGTCGAGACAATCGATCCCGATACTGCCATCGATGGCGATCTGGCCGAGCAGCCTGGCGATCAGCCGGTTTACGGCGATCCAGCCGATACGACACCGACCGAGCCCAGCCTGGATATTACCGCAACGCCGCCAAGCGACGATGCGCCCGTCGCGCCGAGCTGGTCCAACCCGACTGCGGTCGATGCCTGGTCTCCGGACACTGTCGGTGCACCCGGCGCGCCGCAAGCCGAAGTGGCCGATGCAGCAAGCTCGACCACTTACAAGCAAGACGATCTTATTGGTGCTGCGCAGGGCGTGTTCGGCCAGGGGGCAGAAGGCCTCGCCAAGATGATCCAGGATGTGCTGTCGAAGCAGGGCGAGCCGAACGCCTATATTGTTGGCCGTGAAGCTGGCGGCGCCTTCATCGTCGGGGCCCGCTACGGCTCGGGCACGTTGTATCACAAGGTCGAAGGTGAGCGCCCCGTTTACTGGACCGGCCCTTCGATCGGCTTTGATGCCGGTGCGAATGCGGGCAATACTTTTGTGCTGGTCTACAACCTCTATGACAGCGAAGAGCTGTATGAGCGCTATCCGGCAGGCGAAGGCCAAGCCTATGCCATCGGCGGCCTTACCGCGAGCTATATGCGCAAAGGGGACGTCGTGTTGATCCCGATCCGTGTCGGTGCCGGCCTGCGGCTTGGCATCAATGCGGGCTATATGAAGTTTTCCAAGAAGCAGCGCTGGCTGCCCTTCTAG
- a CDS encoding COQ9 family protein, which translates to MIENADTLTLDELRLALAPAIADSAIFDGWGDEALLMAAEIEGIDPAVARLAFKGGAMAMIGAWIDTVDQAMAAEWPQEKLGELKIRERIRTLVQFRLDAVAGQEEAVRSALAIMAMPQHAAEAVRIGWRSADIMWRLAGDTATDYNHYTKRTILAGIYGATLTVFINDESEDKAETKAFLERRIEGVMKFEKVKARLLRPDRETFSVTRFLGRLRYPAR; encoded by the coding sequence ATGATTGAAAACGCCGATACCCTGACGCTCGACGAGTTGCGCCTCGCCCTGGCACCGGCGATTGCCGACAGTGCCATCTTCGATGGATGGGGTGACGAAGCGCTGCTGATGGCAGCGGAAATCGAAGGGATTGATCCCGCCGTGGCCAGGCTCGCCTTCAAGGGCGGGGCGATGGCAATGATCGGCGCGTGGATCGATACTGTCGACCAGGCGATGGCTGCCGAATGGCCGCAGGAAAAGCTGGGCGAGCTCAAGATCCGGGAACGGATCCGCACCTTGGTGCAATTCCGTCTCGATGCCGTGGCCGGTCAGGAAGAGGCTGTCCGCAGCGCGTTGGCGATTATGGCGATGCCGCAACATGCAGCAGAAGCTGTGCGGATCGGGTGGCGCAGCGCAGATATCATGTGGCGGCTGGCCGGTGATACGGCGACCGATTACAACCACTATACCAAGCGCACCATCCTGGCCGGGATCTATGGCGCGACCCTGACCGTCTTCATCAATGACGAGAGCGAGGACAAGGCCGAGACGAAGGCCTTCCTCGAACGGCGGATCGAAGGGGTGATGAAGTTTGAAAAGGTGAAAGCCCGCCTGTTGCGCCCCGACCGCGAGACATTCAGCGTCACTCGGTTTCTTGGCCGGCTGCGCTATCCCGCCCGCTGA